A genomic segment from Sciurus carolinensis chromosome 1, mSciCar1.2, whole genome shotgun sequence encodes:
- the Adprs gene encoding ADP-ribosylhydrolase ARH3 isoform X1 — protein sequence MEGRRRRHRKWQQACARMAAAAAAAMAAAGGGGAGAARSLSRFRGCLAGALLGDCVGAIYEAHDTVSLTSVLRHVQSLEPEPGSPGSARTGGRETLYYTDDTAMARALVQSLLAKKAFDEVDMAHRFAQEYKKDPDRGYGAGVITVFKKLLSPKCCDVYEPARAQFNGKGSYGNGGAMRVAGIPLAYSSVQDVQKFARLSAQLTHASSLGYNGAVLQALAVHLALQGESSSEHFLEQLLGHMEELEGDTQAVLDARELGMEEHPYSSRLKKVGELLDQESVTREEVVSELGNGIAAFESVPTAIYCFLRCMEPDPEIPSAFNNLQRTLIYSISLGGDTDTIATMAGAIAGAYYGMDQVPESWQQSCEGYEETDVLAQSLHRVFQKSL from the exons ATGGAAGGACGGCGGAGGCGGCACCGGAAGTGGCAACAGGCCTGCGCGCGGatggcggcagcggcggcggcagcaatggcggcggcgggcggcggcggaGCCGGGGCTGCCCGTTCCCTCTCGCGCTTCCGAGGCTGCCTGGCTGGCGCGTTGCTCGGGGACTGCGTGGGCGCCATCTACGAGGCGCACGATACAGTGAGCCTGACGTCAGTGCTGCGTCACGTGCAGAGCCTGGAGCCGGAGCCAGGCTCGCCCGGGAGCGCGCGGACAGGTGGGCGAG AAACCTTGTACTACACAGATGACACAGCCATGGCCAGGGCCCTCGTGCAGTCCCTGCTGGCCAAGAAGGCCTTTGATGAGGTGGACATGGCTCACAG GTTTGCCCAGGAGTATAAGAAAGACCCTGACAGAGGTTATGGGGCCGGAGTAATCACTGTCTTCAAGAAGCTCCTGAGCCCCAAGTGCTGCGACGTCTATGAGCCTGCCCGGGCCCAGTTCAATGGGAAAGGCTCCTACGGCAATGGAGGTGCCATGCGGGTAGCAGGCATCCCTCTGGCTTATAGCAGTGTCCAGGATGTGCAGAAG TTTGCCCGGCTCTCAGCCCAGCTGACCCACGCCTCCTCCCTGGGTTACAACGGCGCGGTCCTGCAGGCTCTGGCTGTGCACCTGGCTCTGCAGGGTGAGTCCTCCAGTGAGCACTTCCTCGAGCAGCTCCTGGGCCACATGGAGGAGCTGGAAGGGGACACCCAGGCCGTCCTGGATGCCAGGGA GTTGGGTATGGAGGAGCATCCATACTCCAGCCGACTGAAGAAGGTTGGAGAACTTCTAGACCAGGAATCTGTGACCCGAGAGGAAGTGGTGTCCGAGCTAG GGAATGGCATTGCCGCCTTTGAGTCTGTGCCCACTGCTATCTACTGCTTCCTGCGCTGCATGGAGCCTGACCCTGAGATCCCCTCTGCTTTCAATAACCTCCAAAGGACTCTCATCTATTCCATCTCACTTGGCGGGGACACAGACACTATCGCCACCATGGCTGGCGCCATTGCTGGTGCTTACTATGGGATGGATCAGGTGCCAGAGAGCTGGCAGCAAAGTTGTGAGGGCTATGAGGAGACAGACGTCCTGGCCCAGAGCCTGCACCGGGTCTTCCAGAAGAGTCTGTAA
- the Adprs gene encoding ADP-ribosylhydrolase ARH3 isoform X3 codes for MEGRRRRHRKWQQACARMAAAAAAAMAAAGGGGAGAARSLSRFRGCLAGALLGDCVGAIYEAHDTVSLTSVLRHVQSLEPEPGSPGSARTETLYYTDDTAMARALVQSLLAKKAFDEVDMAHRFAQEYKKDPDRGYGAGVITVFKKLLSPKCCDVYEPARAQFNGKGSYGNGGAMRVAGIPLAYSSVQDVQKFARLSAQLTHASSLGYNGAVLQALAVHLALQGESSSEHFLEQLLGHMEELEGDTQAVLDARELGMEEHPYSSRLKKVGELLDQESVTREEVVSELGNGIAAFESVPTAIYCFLRCMEPDPEIPSAFNNLQRTLIYSISLGGDTDTIATMAGAIAGAYYGMDQVPESWQQSCEGYEETDVLAQSLHRVFQKSL; via the exons ATGGAAGGACGGCGGAGGCGGCACCGGAAGTGGCAACAGGCCTGCGCGCGGatggcggcagcggcggcggcagcaatggcggcggcgggcggcggcggaGCCGGGGCTGCCCGTTCCCTCTCGCGCTTCCGAGGCTGCCTGGCTGGCGCGTTGCTCGGGGACTGCGTGGGCGCCATCTACGAGGCGCACGATACAGTGAGCCTGACGTCAGTGCTGCGTCACGTGCAGAGCCTGGAGCCGGAGCCAGGCTCGCCCGGGAGCGCGCGGACAG AAACCTTGTACTACACAGATGACACAGCCATGGCCAGGGCCCTCGTGCAGTCCCTGCTGGCCAAGAAGGCCTTTGATGAGGTGGACATGGCTCACAG GTTTGCCCAGGAGTATAAGAAAGACCCTGACAGAGGTTATGGGGCCGGAGTAATCACTGTCTTCAAGAAGCTCCTGAGCCCCAAGTGCTGCGACGTCTATGAGCCTGCCCGGGCCCAGTTCAATGGGAAAGGCTCCTACGGCAATGGAGGTGCCATGCGGGTAGCAGGCATCCCTCTGGCTTATAGCAGTGTCCAGGATGTGCAGAAG TTTGCCCGGCTCTCAGCCCAGCTGACCCACGCCTCCTCCCTGGGTTACAACGGCGCGGTCCTGCAGGCTCTGGCTGTGCACCTGGCTCTGCAGGGTGAGTCCTCCAGTGAGCACTTCCTCGAGCAGCTCCTGGGCCACATGGAGGAGCTGGAAGGGGACACCCAGGCCGTCCTGGATGCCAGGGA GTTGGGTATGGAGGAGCATCCATACTCCAGCCGACTGAAGAAGGTTGGAGAACTTCTAGACCAGGAATCTGTGACCCGAGAGGAAGTGGTGTCCGAGCTAG GGAATGGCATTGCCGCCTTTGAGTCTGTGCCCACTGCTATCTACTGCTTCCTGCGCTGCATGGAGCCTGACCCTGAGATCCCCTCTGCTTTCAATAACCTCCAAAGGACTCTCATCTATTCCATCTCACTTGGCGGGGACACAGACACTATCGCCACCATGGCTGGCGCCATTGCTGGTGCTTACTATGGGATGGATCAGGTGCCAGAGAGCTGGCAGCAAAGTTGTGAGGGCTATGAGGAGACAGACGTCCTGGCCCAGAGCCTGCACCGGGTCTTCCAGAAGAGTCTGTAA
- the Tekt2 gene encoding tektin-2, translating to MATFSVKPSQRFQLPDWRTNSYLLSTNAERQRDASHQIRQEARVLRNETNNQTIWDEHDNRTRLAERIDTVNRWKEMLDKCLTDLDAEIDTLTQMKESAEKNLQAKNLPLDVAIECLSLRDSRRDIDLVRDPVETELHKEVEVIEATKKALQQRINQAFEQLCLLQEVQQQLNFDHRGKMETLEIDRGCLSLNLTSPNISLKINPTRVPKGSTTLQQWDDFSHFNKNKAEAEMKSATELREAIALTIAETNNELEAQRVATEFAFRKRLQEMEKVYSELKWQEKNTLEEIAELQEDIRHLEEDLRRKLLNLKLVHTRLESRTYRPNVELCRDQAQHGLTDEIHQLETTIHALKQKLAQTQDALDALNKHLARLQADIACKANSMLLDAKCMDTRRKLTVPAEKFVPQVDTFNRTTNRTLSPLKTCQLELA from the exons ATGGCCACATTCAGTGTAAAGCCAAGTCAGCGCTTCCAGCTGCCGGACTGGCGCACTAATAGCTACCTGCTGTCCACCAATGCTGAGCGGCAGCGAGATGCTTCCCATCAGATCCGTCAGGAGGCCCGGGTCCTCCGCAATGAGACCAACAACCAG ACTATTTGGGATGAACATGACAACAGGACTCGACTGGCAGAGAGGATTGATACTGTCAACAGGTGGAAAGAGATGCTGGACAAGTGTCTGACTGACTTAGATGCTGAGATTGACACCCTGACACAG ATgaaggaatcagcagagaaaaaTTTGCAGGCCAAGAATCTGCCTCTGGATGTGGCCATTGAGTGCCTGAGCCTGCGGGACAGTCGGCGAGACATTGACTTGGTGAGGGATCCTGTGGAGACTGAGCTGCATAAAGAGGTGGAGGTCATTGAGGCCACCAAGAAGGCCTTACAACAGAGGATCAACCAGGCCTTCGAGCAGCTCTG CCTCCTGCAGGAAGTCCAACAGCAGCTCAACTTTGACCATCGGGGCAAAATGGAGACACTGGAGATCGACAGAGGCTGTCTCTCTCTCAACCTAACATCCCCAAACATCTCTCTGAAGATCAACCCTACACGTGTCCCCAAGGG CTCCACCACACTCCAGCAATGGGATGACTTCAGTCACTTCAACAAGAACAAAGCAGAGGCCGAGATGAAATCAGCCACAGAGCTGAGGGAGGCCATTGCCCTAACTATCGCTGAG ACCAATAATGAACTTGAAGCCCAGAGGGTTGCAACAGAATTTGCCTTTCGGAAGCGGCTGCAGGAGATGGAGAAAGTGTACAGTGAACTTAAGTGGCAAGAAAAGAAT ACCTTGGAGGAGATTGCTGAGCTGCAAGAGGACATCCGGCACCTGGAGGAGGATCTGCGCAGAAAGTTGCTAAACCTGAAGTTGGTCCATACCCGGCTGGAGTCCAGAACCTACCGGCCCAATGTGGAACTCTGTAGGGACCAG GCACAGCATGGCCTCACTGATGAGATTCACCAGTTAGAGACAACCATCCATGCCCTGAAGCAGAAGTTGGCACAAACGCA AGATGCTCTGGATGCCCTGAATAAGCATCTGGCCCGGCTGCAGGCTGACATTGCCTGCAAGGCCAACTCCATGCTGCTGGATGCCAAGTGCATGGACACTAGACGCAAGCTGACTGTGCCTGCTGAGAAGTTTGTGCCCCAGGTGGACACCTTTAACCGCACCACAAACCGCACCCTGAGTCCACTCAAAACCTGCCAGTTGGAGCTGGCATAG